The DNA segment CGCTACAGATTTAAATAGCAAAACAGGAGATTGGCCTGAGTTTAAAGAATGGCGTAATGCAATTGAACACAGAATCTTTTGTGTTCTTCAAAAGGAAAATTTTCACTCTGACCCCTATTCTGTAGTTAATCAAAATGCAGGGGACCTAGTCGTTCCGTTAGATGTATTCCATCAGCGCGCTTTATTTTTATTAAGATTGACCCGTTCCGCTATATTCAGCTTTGTATTTTGTGTACGTTATGAAGGTTCTAAACTTACCGAAGGTGATCCTAGCAAAGCAATTACGCTAAGAGGCCGCAATGAGGAAAGCGGATAAGCACTTCAATTTGACTTTCCGATATTTTGCTCTATTTAATGTATTTTAATATCAAAACACTGACTATGGAGGTACAAGTTAATGATATGTCAGAATTGTCGAGAAAACATAGATAGTGAAGATGCAAATCTGCCTTGTCCAAAATGCGGCTCAATGGACAGACAACTTCACATTAAGGATTCAGCAAATCTTGCTGATGCAGGCAACTTGATTAAAACCTTTTATAAAATACATCCAGAAATTCTTGTTTTGACAATATTGCTCGCCTTCATTGGAATATTAGTTGGAATACATTTGAATCCGATTTATGGGGTAGTTATTAACTTTATAGATTTGACCTTGTTTTTTCTACTTCCACATTGGATAGAAAAAACAAATGAAAACTCTATCTTTAAGGAGTGAAAAAATGAAACTAGATGAATTCATTTACAAGCTGTGCACTGAGGGGAAAAACTTCGCCGCAGTCGCAACAGTGATGCCCGACGGCTCGCCTCATGTGAGTCTCGTCTGGGTGGACTCGGACGGGGAGCATATAATTATCAACACCGCGGAAGGACGCCTTAAGCCCGAGAATATCAGACGCGACAACAGGGTCGCCGTATCTGTTTTCGACGCCGAAAATCCCTATAAACAGGCAATGGTACAGGGAGTAGTCGTTGAGGATACCCACGAGGGGGCGGAAGAGCATATTAACCGTATGGCTAAAAAATATCTGGGCGTGGACGAATATCCTCATGGCGGGCCCGACGAGAAAAGGGTTATATTTAAGATTAAGCCCGAGAGTGTTTTCAAGCTCACGTGATACCGTACTCAGTGCTCAACGCTTTATTAGGATACTCGGACCGTCATCCACTGCCCGCTTTACCTGAAATACAGTAGATCGGCGGCTTCAGAACTTCACATGAGAGCCCTTTAAAAAAGCCCTCGAACAGCCGCATCGAGCCATTCCAGGGCTTTTTCAAAATCTGATAAATATTTAGAGACTTATT comes from the Deltaproteobacteria bacterium genome and includes:
- a CDS encoding PPOX class F420-dependent oxidoreductase; amino-acid sequence: MKLDEFIYKLCTEGKNFAAVATVMPDGSPHVSLVWVDSDGEHIIINTAEGRLKPENIRRDNRVAVSVFDAENPYKQAMVQGVVVEDTHEGAEEHINRMAKKYLGVDEYPHGGPDEKRVIFKIKPESVFKLT